The following are from one region of the Treponema denticola genome:
- a CDS encoding response regulator transcription factor: MICIVCKSEFLAADIRAICLSHVNETIKILPQSLLLHTLTNEDVRLVFFDSNLFTDTASFRKKSPHTQFVVISSIGDEGLAEKALICGASDFLLCPFTEKGVTICL; the protein is encoded by the coding sequence ATGATATGTATTGTATGCAAATCCGAATTTTTGGCAGCCGATATAAGAGCAATATGTCTTTCTCATGTAAACGAAACAATTAAGATTTTGCCTCAATCTTTGCTTTTGCATACATTAACAAATGAAGATGTCCGCCTCGTTTTTTTTGATTCAAACCTTTTTACGGATACGGCTTCTTTTAGAAAAAAAAGCCCTCATACTCAATTTGTTGTTATTTCTTCTATCGGGGATGAAGGTCTTGCAGAAAAAGCTCTTATCTGCGGCGCCTCGGATTTTTTATTATGCCCATTTACGGAAAAAGGAGTTACAATCTGCTTATGA